The stretch of DNA GCAGTCGTCTCATGATGTCCGGTACCAAAAGCCTGGGCAGGTCTGATCCTGATCAGTTTAAGCTTGGAAGTGCTTGGTTCAAGATGTTCCGGCAAAATCAGGAATTCTCCAATTTCAAGAGCCTGAAAATCACCATGCAGCTTCGCACTCCATGAATCTTCAATGAAATCAGTCCTCAGACTGAACGAGACTCCCGGGAGTTGCGCAGAAATCGAGCTGGACAGATCAGCTGGTTCGTATCCGGCCGGTAGGAATACAGATACTTTCACTTTCCCCTGGCAGTATTCCACCATGGAGTTTTCCAGTCCGCATTCCCACAAAGCTGCAATCGCAAGTTCTTCGGATTTTTCTGGAAGTTCAATCGTGAATTTAAGGAATTTAAGAGGAGGAATCAAAAATCTCCTTCCTGTAAATTGTTATTGCTGTCCGGTAAAAACCGTGATCAGAGTCTGGAGTCCATTGAGAGTCCGCCTCAGATAATCAGGACAGAATTTTTCTTCTTCAAATGGCTGGTCCACAAAACTCAAGGCGCTGTCTTTGAATTGAAGCCGGCTGAAGCCATCGAGCCGCTTAAGAGCAGAAACTGTCACCGGATTCTGGAAAGCGGTAATCACAGCTTCTGGTTTGTCGGATCTGATTCGATAACTGTTGTCAATCTCCGGAATCCCGACAGGAATATCCTGCTGAAGTCCCAGTTTCTGGGAAATCTGATCCATGAAGTTCCTGACCCCGGGAATAATCAGCAGCACAATCGGAGTCAGATTAAGCTTGCAATAAATTCTTAAAAATGGTGCTAAAGTTGATTCTTTTTTCTGAGGTTTCCCACTCAGATCGAATTCCTGAAACAAAGAAAAATCTATTTCCATTGGAATCCCGTTCATCTGACCTACAAAATGAGGAAAATCAATCCTCTCAGGCAGTTTATTCTGAGGATCCGGCGGATTGATCTTTCCGGGGAAAAGCTTTCCCCTGAATTCAAGTTCGAGGCCAGCAAGCGTTTGAGTGATGCTTTTCAGGAAATCATCCGGGTCCAATCTGAGTTCCATCAGGGAGAAAACCCCCATTTTTCTAGTAGTTGCTGCATAGTACCCCTATCCAGCCATCCCTGTCAAGCGAAAAGACCGGAATGTGATATACTGTTCGCCATGAAAAGCGTCTATGATCTGGAATTTGATGAGCTCTGCTCCTTGATCTGCTCAATGGGCGAAAAAAAATTCCGGGCTCACCAGGTCTCTTTCTGGCTGTATCAGAAAAAAATCGGAGATTTCAGCCTGATGACTGACCTTCCAGAGCAGTTCCGACTGAACCTCAGCTCAGTTCTGACCGGTCATGGCATGAAAATTACATTAACTTCAGAAAGCCCTGACGGCACAGTCAAATTTCTGATCAGTCTGAGCGACGGTGAAACAGTGGAAACAGTGATCATACCGGATAAAAACAGACTTACATTATGCGTTTCGTCTCAGGTAGGCTGCCCAGTCGGATGCGCTTTCTGCGCCACCGCTAAAATCGGCTTCATCAGACAGCTCGCTGCGCACGAAATTATTGGACAATATCTTCTGGCCGAAGAATTCAGCCGGACACGCGGACTGCAGATCACCAACGTTGTTCTGATGGGTATGGGTGAAGCCCTGTTGAACTATGACAATGTGCTCAAAGCCTTGCGGATATTCTCAAATCCCAGGATGCTCTCTTTTTCCAGACGTAGAATTACAGTCTCCACAGCGGGATTTCTACCTGGCCTCTCTCGATTCGCAGATACTCCGTTTCTGGGAAGCCTGGCCATTTCTCTGGGCGGAGCCTTCCAGCGGCAGCGGGAGCAGCTGATCCCTTTTGGACGGGAATTCACTCTGAAAAAGCTGTTAAATTTCTGCCATGAGCACAGGCTCGCTCCCAGGCAGCGTTATACTTTCGCCTATGTTCTGATCGCTGGCGTGAATGACTCGGATCAGGATGCAGCCGAACTTGCCGTAATTCTTAAAGACATTCCATGTAAAATCAACCTCATCCCATACAATGAAACTCCTCTGGTCAGAGAATTCCATTCACCTGAGCCGGCCCGGGTAGAATCCTTCGGTAAAATTCTCCTTGATAATCACTATACAGTGCTGGTGAGGAAAAGCAGGGGGCGGGACATTTCCGCTGCCTGCGGCCTCCTAAGGGCCGGGTATGAAAACAAAACCTAAACAAAATCTGATCTTTTTTCTGATCAGTCTGGGCCTTTTCCTTAACCTGGTCGGAATTTTATCCTCTCTCGACGATCAACATCAGACCATTTTCCAGATCGATGAACTAATCAACAAAACCAAGCTTCTAAAGTGCAAAGCCTTATTTCTGAACCTCAACCGGATCCGTGATGAATTCCTTCTCAGCAGCGGTAAAGCCAGATTTCTGGTCAAGGAGCATGAGTTTGTCCAGGAACTGACCTATTTTCTGGGGCAGCTGGAAACCCTGAAATTCCGGAACACGGAAAATACTAAACTGCTCTTAAAAATTCCTGAACTTTATAATGAGTATGAAAAACAGTACCTGCTGGCCGCCTCGTCTCTGGCCGGCTCCGATTTTTCTCTGTTCTCGGAGCGCCTGCAGAGCCTGATCCTTTCCACCAACAATCTGTTGAACATGTTCGATCATCTGCAGGACTTATCTGAATCTCCCAGAGAACTGGAAAAAAAGATTCCCTGGATCTATTTCAACTTCTGCGGCATCCTGTTGCTTTTCATAGCCCTCCTCTGGGACAGGATCAGCAGAAACATCGCTCTGACCGAACCTGCCGGCTTCAATCTGGCTGCCTTGTCGTCCTTCATGGGTGGTCTGGCTCATGAGATCAAGAATCCACTGGCTGGAATCCAGGCTAATCTGGAACTTCTTTCCCTGGATAAAAAAAGCGAGGAACTTTCACTCGCCATCAAGGAATGCCGCAGACTTTACAGGCTTCTGGACGGATACCTGGACTTCCTGAGGCCGGGCAAATGGAATCCTGTAGCTGTGAATTTTCAGCAGATGTCTTTGGAAGTGGAAGCTTTGCAGAAAAAAGAGATTTCTGCAAAAAAGCTCACAATTACCAGTCATTTTACAAAAACAGAATGTGAACTGGATCAGGATCGTTTTAAACAGATCTTTCTGAACCTGATGCAGAACGCGATCAAAGCCTCCCCAGAAAATTCAAGCATAGAACTCCGCTCGTTCCTGCGGGACAAGTCCCTGATATTTCAGGTCTGCGACCAGGGACCTGGCGTGCCGGCTGAAGTAGGGAACAAGATTTTCTATCCATTTTACTCTGTGAATAAAGGCGGCTCAGGCCTCGGGCTGTTCATCTGCGTCAATATCCTTTCAGGGATAGACGGTGAAATCCGCTATTTCAGGGAAAAAAATCGGACTGTGTTCGAAGTAAAAATCCCCAGTCCAGGTCAATAATTCAGGCTGTTATGGTAATGGATTCCACTCGAAGCTGGTGCGGATCACCACATCCCCCTCGTCGCTGTGGCCAAACTGCCGTCTGAGCGTAATTTCCAGGTTGCCGTCAGGCAGGGGCTTGACAATGATCCGGAAGATCTTCAGGTCGCTGTTTTTAAACACTTCCCTGGCTATGTCGGAGTCGATGCGGTATTCGATTCTGGAAAAGGCAGGCATCAGGGGAGAATCTTTCTGAATGTAGTAGTCATTTCGCGATGCGCCGAGCGGCCGTCTGCACTCGTCAATTCCTGGAGAAAGTTCAGCCTCAGGTTTACCGTCCAGATTTCCATCTACCTGCAGCCTGTAAGGCTTGCCGCAGGTCATGATGCTGTCCTTGATCTGCTCGTATGGTTTAAGATAATCTAAATTGTGTTTCAGGATCGCGGCATTCTTGTCAGATTCCAATTTTTTTAGATAAACCTGCCTTTCAGGGTCGCAGATTTCAGGAACAGTGAGACGCTCAATCCTGAGCAGGGGATTTGTGCTTACCAGATTGAATTGCAGGACAAGAGAATCCGAGGATTCAACCAGGCTGATCCAGTTCTTCAGAAGCTGCTTCGCGGCTTCATTCCCTGCCTGTATTCCTGAAAAAGCGGTGATCAGGAATAAAATTACCAGCCTGCCCATTTCCTCTCCCATTAACTTTAATCATTCCATTATAGCATCAGGTCCAATAAAAGAGTTTTGTACTTTTCCCCGGGAAAGTTTAAAATTGAATTTTAAATTCCTGGGGGGCCTTATGCACCGTGTCTGGGTTGTCGAAGATGAGGACAGTCTGAGAAAAGCTGAAGAAAAATTTCTGAATCGCCAGGGATACCTTGTGAGCGCCTTCGCTGAAGGCGAAAGCATGCTGGAAGCGCTGAAAAACGAGCAGCCGCAAGTTGTTTTTCTTGATCTGAAACTTCCTGGCATCAGTGGAGAAGAACTGCTTCCCAAAATCAAGGAAGTAAATCCTGAAATCCGCGTAATCATTGTCAGCGCTTATTCAGAGGTTGAAAATGTTGTCAAGGTGATCCGGAAAGGCGCTTTCGATTTCATCAAGAAGCCCTTCAATATCGAAGAATTCGGTCATACTCTGGAAAAAGCACTGGAAAACCTTACTCTCAACGATGAGATCTCATATCTGAAATCCCGTGAAGCGCCCTCGATCCTTGCCTGTCCCTCCCCTGCCATGCGCGGCGTGGAAGAACTGGTGGAAAAGATCACCGCAACGCCAGGAACCACTACTGTCCTGATCCACGGGGAGTCTGGAACCGGAAAAGAAGTCGTCGCAAGGATGATCTATACCGCCACGAAATGCTCGGGCAAGTTCGTGGAGCTGAACTGCAGCTCAATTCCAGAGCCTCTGCTGGAATCAGAACTTTTCGGCCATGTAAAGGGTGCCTTTACCGATGCGTATCAGGAAAAAAAGGGGCTGTTTGAACTTGCAGATAACGGTACTCTTTTTCTTGACGAAATCGGGGACATGCCTCCAAAACTTCAATCCAAGCTTCTGAAAGTGCTGGAATCCAAGGAAGTCAAACGGGTGGGAGGGCTCAACTCAGTCCAGGTCAATGTGCGCATCATTGCTGCCACAAATAAAGATCTGGAAACTGAAGTCAGTTCCGGAAATTTCCGGGCCGATCTTTTCTACCGGCTGAATGTCTTCCCAATCATAGTCCCCCCCCTGCGCGACAGACGCGAAGACATACTTCCTCTGGCAGGTTATTTTATCGAGCGTTTCAACCGCGAATTCAGAAAAAAAATCCAGGGACTCTCCAAAAATTCCAGTGCAGATTTTCTCTCTTACTCCTGGCCGGGTAACGTGCGTGAACTCAAAAATATAATTGAGAGGGCCATGATCATGGAAAACGGGGAGGAGCTTTCACCCATGCTTTCTGGTAGAAAACAGGATTCAGGCACGATAATAGATATCTCTGGAGAAGGAATCGATCTGGAAACCACCCTTTCCTCCATTGAAAAGCAGTATATACAGAAAGCTCTGGAAGCAGCCGGCTGGAATCAATCACGGGCTGCCCAGCTTCTAAAAATCCCCAGGGAAATCCTCAGATATAGAATGAAAAAATATGAACTTTCTTAAATCATCTTCCGGAGGTAGTCATGAGATTTTGTGTTTTCCTGCTTGCCTTGTCCCTCTCTTTTTCCCTTCCTGCTGCAGGGAAAAAAGATGCTTTAGCCGGTGAACTGACAATTTTCCATGCCGGCAGCCTGTCAGTCCCCTTCAAGGAGATTTCCGATGCTTTCATTAAAATTCACCCGGGTCTGAAAATCAACCTGGAATCAGCAGGCAGCAGGCAGTGCGCCCGCAAGATCACTGAACTTAACAAACCCTGCGATGTTATGGCCTCATCGGACTTCACAGTGATCGATTCACTTCTGATCCCGGATTACGCAGAATGGAACATCAAGTTCGCTGCCAACGAGATGGCGATCGTCTATCATCAGAATTCCCGCATGTCCCAGGTGATCAATGAGCAGAACTGGTACAGGTTCCTGCAGATGAAGACAGTGGCTTTCGGCAGGGCTGACCCTGACAGCGATCCCTGCGGTTACAGGTCAGTGATCGTAATGAAGCTTGCGGAACTGTATTATAAAACCCCCGGCCTCACTGAAAGCCTTTTGAAAAAAGATATCCGCTATATACGACCAAAGGAAGTGGATCTGCTCTCTCTTCTTGAAGCCAATGAAATTGATTACATCTTCCTTTATAAATCTGTAGCCCTCCAGCACAAACTGAAATATATCTCCCTGCCTGACGAGATCAATCTCAAGAGTCCTAAGTTCATCGATCTGTATGCTTCGGTCAGCACGGAGATTTCCGGGACCGAACCAGGCAGTAAAACACTGCAGAAAGGTGATGTGATGACTTACGGGGTTACGATCCCGAAAAACGCTCCCAATCCGGTTGCCGCCCTTGCCTTCGTCGACTTCCTACTGGGAAAGAAGGGGATGGCAATCATGGAAAAGAACGGCCAGCCAGGGACAGTGCCTTCTGTCAGTGAAACTTATACTTTGCTGCCGGAAAGTCTGAAAAAATACGCCCTGCCAGTTACTAAATAACTCTATGTGCAATTTTTTCTCGATAAATGCTTGACTTGTTGCCATAATGCGTTTAAACTTGTTTTTCCAAGTGAAAGATGGATAAAATTCTATCTATAAAAGGAGAATCTTATGGAACAACTTAAATGCCAGCACCGGGACCAGACCGGAAAAAATGCCAACACGCGCTTGCGTTCCGCAGGGTTTCTGCCAGCTATCATCTATGGAAAGCTTAATGAAAACATCCCTGTGAAGCTCAAGCTGTCCGATTACCTCAAATTCAAGAATCTGACTCACAACAAGAAAATCATCGAACTTGCCTATCTTGGACCTGACGGCAAGGAAGAAACCAAAACAGTTATCATCAAGGATTATGACATCGACCCGATCAAGAAAAGCCTGATTCATTTCGACTTTTATGAATTCGACCCCAAGGAATTGCTGCGTTTCAACATTCCCATCCGTTACATTGGAATGCCGATCGGCGTCAAACAGGGCGGGATACTGCAGAAAGAATTCGATCAGATCGAAATCGAATGCTATCCGAGGGATGCAGTGGATTTTATCGAACTCGATGTCACCAACCTCAATTTTCATGATTCAATCAGGATCAAAGATCTGGCGATCAGCGACAAAATCAAGATCCTGGAAGACCTGGACGCCATGGTCGCAACTGTCGCCGCACCTGTGGAAGAGAAAACACCAGAGCCGGTTGAAGGCGAGATAGTTGAAGAGGCAAAAGAACCTGAAGTGATCAAGAAAGGCAAGGAAAAGACAGAAGAAGAAGAAGAAAAAGCATAATCCGATTCCAGATAAAAAGAGGCTGCCTTCAGATACCAACACACTGGATGCAGCCCTTTTTTTGATACCTTGTTACGAGATTTTTTTAACCATTGAAATTTTACTGAGGATTTGGCATGGACGAAGAAAAACTGCTGCAGTATAAGATGATGTTCCTCGATCCTGACGAGAGCGATGAATTCAAGAAAGTGATGGAAGAGGAAGAAGGGGAAAAGGGCGGCAAGAAGAAAGTCGAAGTCCCTGATTATACTAAAAAATATCTGGGGAACGAAAGCGAGTATGCGGTCTGCCTGATCAAGGAAATCCGGACCATCTTTTTCGCTCCATTAGACACTAACCCTGATCAGGATCAGATCAGACTCATGGATCACTGGGTCATTAATACTGAACGTGGTAAAGAATTCGTCTCTGTCCTGAAATTTTTCAAACATAAACTCTGTGATGAAGACGTGCAGTACTTCGCTCGATTCGTGAAACTGGCAAGGGATGCTGACTTCTCCCAGGAAGACCGCAACCGAGACCGCGAAGCAAAGGCCATGGACATCTGCAAGAAAAAGATCGAAAAACTCAATCTGGTGATGAAGCTGGTAAAGGTCCATTACCTTTTTGACGGCAGCCGCATCATGTTCTATTTCACTGCTCCAAGTAAAGTCGATTTCCGCGAACTTGTGAAGCAGCTAGCCTCTGTATTCAGGACTAGAATCGAACTTAGGCAGATCGGTGTAAGAGATGAAACCAAGCTGATCGGCGGTATAGGTCCCTGCGGCATGCATATCTGCTGCAACTGCTATCTGACGAATTTCAAATCCGTTTCCATTAAAATGGCCAAAGATCAGAACCTGGTTCTAAACCCCGGTAAAATTTCCGGGATCTGTGGACGGCTTCTCTGCTGTCTGAATTATGAGAATGAAACCTATCTCTGTGAGCGGAAATGCCTGCCTGAAATAAATGAGGCAGTGCTTTATGAAGGAAAAAAAGCCAGAGTCCTCTCGCTGGATATTTTGAAGCATAGAATCAAAATCATGCTGGAAGACGAGTCCATCAAGGAAGTGGACGCAGCTGACCTCAAGCAAGTCAAGAAAGAGCATGAAAACAAACCAGAAAATCGCTAAACTGGGCTTGCTATCAGCAGCCTCCTTCCTCCTGATGCTGATAGAGATACCACTAATCCCTTCCTTTACTTTTCTGAAATTCGATCCGAGCGATGTGATTCCTCTGATGACCGGACTTTACAGCGGAGCCGGGAGTTGCTTTCTGATCCTTGTCATCAGAAATCTCTGCCACGTTCTTCTTAAGCCTTCTCCATATCCTCTTTTCGGGGAATTCATGAGCTTACTGGCAAGTCTATCCTTTGTTCTGCCCACAGTGATTATTTACGGTAAAATACACACCAAGCCAGGTGCTGCAATCGGAATCATACTATCGATTGGCAGCCTCACAGCGGTAATGTATCTGGCAAACCTCACCCTGGCCCCCCTGGTGCTTGGGTTTCTCAAAGATCCCGTTGTCTTGAATCACTACCTTTGCTCTGCCGTGATCCCCTTCAACCTTGCAAAGGGAGTCATTAACGGTTTATTGACCTATTTTTCCTACAAAAAATTCAGCGCGGTCTTTCTGGCAGGCCTGAGATGAAAATACTGTTTCAGAAACCACTGTCTGGACCATCAAAGCATAGCTCATCCGAGAGCAGTGCTGTTTACCGCTTTACTTATCAGGAAGCCCTGCGTGAACTGGACAACATCATCAATACAGGCGTCAAATATGAACTGGCCAAGATCAAGCGACTTTCAGAAATTCTGGGAAATCCGCAAAAAAAATACCGCATCGTCCATATCACAGGTACAAAGGGCAAAGGTTCCACTGGAGCGATCCTGAGTGGAGTTCTGACCGGAAAGATCAAGACCGGTTTTTTTTCATCCCCGCATCTGGTGAGTTTCTGTGAACGGATCAGGATCAATAATCAGCAGATCAGCGAAAACAAATTTGCAGAGAATTTCAGTGAAATCTGGCCCGCTATACTGCAGGTTGAAACTGAACTCGGCGCTAAACCAAGTTTTTTTGAGATCTTCACGGCCCTTGCCTATTACATCTTCAGAAAGGAGCATGTCGAACTGGCGATTGTCGAAGTAGGACTCGGCGGTCGTCTGGACGCGACAAACGTTGCTGACGGTGATATTTGCGTGCTTACCAGGATCCATTACGACCATATCCGGATCCTGGGCAACACTCTAGCCCAGATTGCAGCCGAAAAAGCAGGTATCATCAAAGAAAACAGCCTGGTCGTTAATGTCAACCGGGGAGCTGAAACCCTTCCGGTAATCCGGAAGAAAGTGACAGAAAGCCCTGGCGCCAGTCTTTTTTATGCTCCCTCACATTACAGAATTGCCGTGCAAAAATCGGATCTCTCCGGCCTCCATCTTGATGTTTTCAAAGGGAATAAACTTTTGTACCGCAATCTTTTTTTTCCCTTACCCGGAGCACATCAGCTGGAAAATCTCAAAGCCGCGCTGCTCACCCTTGAACTGCTCTCGAAAATCGGATTTCCTGTAAATGTATCCACTCGCGACTTTTCCCTGATCAGCTGGCCCGGCCGGCTTCAGGTATACAGTCATAATCCACTGGTGATTTTAGACGGAGCGCATAACCAGATCAGCGGAAAGAAACTGTCTGAATTTCTGGAACAGGAATTTTGCGGCAGGAAAATTCTTTTTCTGCTTGGGATTCTCGAAGACAAGGAATACGGTAAATTCATCCGCATCCTAGCTCCCCGTATGAAGAAAGTGGTTCTGACAGAAGTTGAAAGTCCGCGCACTCTCAAGTTGAAGAGTCTGTTCGCTGAGCTGACTAAATATCTGCCTGAAAACAGGATCTGTGTGTCCAGAAAAAATGAAAATGCCTTGAAAAAAGCCCTGAAAATTGCTCGAAGGGAAAACCTGCCGCTGATTATCACGGGCTCACTTTATCTTCTTGGCAGTTGTCTCAAGGCTTTGGACAAGATTAGAGTGAATGAAAAAAACTAGCCCCCGAAGCTGTGAACCGCCTTTTCCTCGTCATCATATATTGTGATCAGATCCTGCAGGTGCACCATTTTCAAGACTTTCTGAGCCCTCCCGTTCTGGGGAGCGATCAGCTTGATTTCCTCATCCGTAAGAGTCGTGAACAGGAGTCTGGTATTCACTCCTTTGGAAAGTTCAGTAATCTTGATTTCAGCCTTGGTCTGATACTGCTTGACCATTTTGAGAATGTTAAGCAGGGTGGAAACTCCCATACTGTCGATCATCCCTACTTCAGACAGATTAAGCACAATATTCCCAAGTCCATTCAGGATCAGATCTGTGATTTTGTCCTCAAGTTCCCGGCAGTTTGCTGCGGTAAAATTGCCTTTCACACTTACTATAGTTACAACTATTTCACGATTAAGCGATCCTTCATCAGAATATTGTTTTCTAACTCCTGCATTCTTTCTTTTAATTGTAATCTCCATCAGTCCCCTCCGTAATTTTTATAAAAATAAAAACTGGTGTCTTCCTCGTCACACTTGAAAAACATCTCGTTGGTAAGCTTGGACACCAGCGGGAGTCCTCTTTTTCCAATCGTCTGGCTGTCCATCAGCGTCCGAAGATTTAAAGCCGGGATAGGTCTCATCTGATCTTTTTTGTTTTTAACCACTGCTTTAAGTTTGTTGTTCAGGATCTGAAGTTTGAGTTCCACCGGAAAACCTTTCTTTCCATATTTCAATCCATTG from Candidatus Wallbacteria bacterium encodes:
- the rlmN gene encoding 23S rRNA (adenine(2503)-C(2))-methyltransferase RlmN produces the protein MKSVYDLEFDELCSLICSMGEKKFRAHQVSFWLYQKKIGDFSLMTDLPEQFRLNLSSVLTGHGMKITLTSESPDGTVKFLISLSDGETVETVIIPDKNRLTLCVSSQVGCPVGCAFCATAKIGFIRQLAAHEIIGQYLLAEEFSRTRGLQITNVVLMGMGEALLNYDNVLKALRIFSNPRMLSFSRRRITVSTAGFLPGLSRFADTPFLGSLAISLGGAFQRQREQLIPFGREFTLKKLLNFCHEHRLAPRQRYTFAYVLIAGVNDSDQDAAELAVILKDIPCKINLIPYNETPLVREFHSPEPARVESFGKILLDNHYTVLVRKSRGRDISAACGLLRAGYENKT
- a CDS encoding ATP-binding protein is translated as MKTKPKQNLIFFLISLGLFLNLVGILSSLDDQHQTIFQIDELINKTKLLKCKALFLNLNRIRDEFLLSSGKARFLVKEHEFVQELTYFLGQLETLKFRNTENTKLLLKIPELYNEYEKQYLLAASSLAGSDFSLFSERLQSLILSTNNLLNMFDHLQDLSESPRELEKKIPWIYFNFCGILLLFIALLWDRISRNIALTEPAGFNLAALSSFMGGLAHEIKNPLAGIQANLELLSLDKKSEELSLAIKECRRLYRLLDGYLDFLRPGKWNPVAVNFQQMSLEVEALQKKEISAKKLTITSHFTKTECELDQDRFKQIFLNLMQNAIKASPENSSIELRSFLRDKSLIFQVCDQGPGVPAEVGNKIFYPFYSVNKGGSGLGLFICVNILSGIDGEIRYFREKNRTVFEVKIPSPGQ
- a CDS encoding sigma-54 dependent transcriptional regulator gives rise to the protein MHRVWVVEDEDSLRKAEEKFLNRQGYLVSAFAEGESMLEALKNEQPQVVFLDLKLPGISGEELLPKIKEVNPEIRVIIVSAYSEVENVVKVIRKGAFDFIKKPFNIEEFGHTLEKALENLTLNDEISYLKSREAPSILACPSPAMRGVEELVEKITATPGTTTVLIHGESGTGKEVVARMIYTATKCSGKFVELNCSSIPEPLLESELFGHVKGAFTDAYQEKKGLFELADNGTLFLDEIGDMPPKLQSKLLKVLESKEVKRVGGLNSVQVNVRIIAATNKDLETEVSSGNFRADLFYRLNVFPIIVPPLRDRREDILPLAGYFIERFNREFRKKIQGLSKNSSADFLSYSWPGNVRELKNIIERAMIMENGEELSPMLSGRKQDSGTIIDISGEGIDLETTLSSIEKQYIQKALEAAGWNQSRAAQLLKIPREILRYRMKKYELS
- a CDS encoding extracellular solute-binding protein, encoding MRFCVFLLALSLSFSLPAAGKKDALAGELTIFHAGSLSVPFKEISDAFIKIHPGLKINLESAGSRQCARKITELNKPCDVMASSDFTVIDSLLIPDYAEWNIKFAANEMAIVYHQNSRMSQVINEQNWYRFLQMKTVAFGRADPDSDPCGYRSVIVMKLAELYYKTPGLTESLLKKDIRYIRPKEVDLLSLLEANEIDYIFLYKSVALQHKLKYISLPDEINLKSPKFIDLYASVSTEISGTEPGSKTLQKGDVMTYGVTIPKNAPNPVAALAFVDFLLGKKGMAIMEKNGQPGTVPSVSETYTLLPESLKKYALPVTK
- a CDS encoding 50S ribosomal protein L25; this translates as MEQLKCQHRDQTGKNANTRLRSAGFLPAIIYGKLNENIPVKLKLSDYLKFKNLTHNKKIIELAYLGPDGKEETKTVIIKDYDIDPIKKSLIHFDFYEFDPKELLRFNIPIRYIGMPIGVKQGGILQKEFDQIEIECYPRDAVDFIELDVTNLNFHDSIRIKDLAISDKIKILEDLDAMVATVAAPVEEKTPEPVEGEIVEEAKEPEVIKKGKEKTEEEEEKA
- the ricT gene encoding regulatory iron-sulfur-containing complex subunit RicT, whose protein sequence is MDEEKLLQYKMMFLDPDESDEFKKVMEEEEGEKGGKKKVEVPDYTKKYLGNESEYAVCLIKEIRTIFFAPLDTNPDQDQIRLMDHWVINTERGKEFVSVLKFFKHKLCDEDVQYFARFVKLARDADFSQEDRNRDREAKAMDICKKKIEKLNLVMKLVKVHYLFDGSRIMFYFTAPSKVDFRELVKQLASVFRTRIELRQIGVRDETKLIGGIGPCGMHICCNCYLTNFKSVSIKMAKDQNLVLNPGKISGICGRLLCCLNYENETYLCERKCLPEINEAVLYEGKKARVLSLDILKHRIKIMLEDESIKEVDAADLKQVKKEHENKPENR
- a CDS encoding ECF transporter S component, producing MKTNQKIAKLGLLSAASFLLMLIEIPLIPSFTFLKFDPSDVIPLMTGLYSGAGSCFLILVIRNLCHVLLKPSPYPLFGEFMSLLASLSFVLPTVIIYGKIHTKPGAAIGIILSIGSLTAVMYLANLTLAPLVLGFLKDPVVLNHYLCSAVIPFNLAKGVINGLLTYFSYKKFSAVFLAGLR
- a CDS encoding bifunctional folylpolyglutamate synthase/dihydrofolate synthase, with translation MKILFQKPLSGPSKHSSSESSAVYRFTYQEALRELDNIINTGVKYELAKIKRLSEILGNPQKKYRIVHITGTKGKGSTGAILSGVLTGKIKTGFFSSPHLVSFCERIRINNQQISENKFAENFSEIWPAILQVETELGAKPSFFEIFTALAYYIFRKEHVELAIVEVGLGGRLDATNVADGDICVLTRIHYDHIRILGNTLAQIAAEKAGIIKENSLVVNVNRGAETLPVIRKKVTESPGASLFYAPSHYRIAVQKSDLSGLHLDVFKGNKLLYRNLFFPLPGAHQLENLKAALLTLELLSKIGFPVNVSTRDFSLISWPGRLQVYSHNPLVILDGAHNQISGKKLSEFLEQEFCGRKILFLLGILEDKEYGKFIRILAPRMKKVVLTEVESPRTLKLKSLFAELTKYLPENRICVSRKNENALKKALKIARRENLPLIITGSLYLLGSCLKALDKIRVNEKN
- a CDS encoding STAS domain-containing protein, which encodes MEITIKRKNAGVRKQYSDEGSLNREIVVTIVSVKGNFTAANCRELEDKITDLILNGLGNIVLNLSEVGMIDSMGVSTLLNILKMVKQYQTKAEIKITELSKGVNTRLLFTTLTDEEIKLIAPQNGRAQKVLKMVHLQDLITIYDDEEKAVHSFGG